A DNA window from Halomonas zincidurans B6 contains the following coding sequences:
- a CDS encoding DNA topoisomerase III, whose protein sequence is MRLIIAEKPSLARAIADALPGSLQRMEGALRVGDDVVSWCFGHLLEQAAPDAYDARFKQWRLDHLPIVPEQWRLTPRPKARGQLKVLRGLFKQASEIIHAGDPDREGQLLVQEVIEHLGWRGRVQRLLISDLNRPAVQRALAGLEDNQAYQALFRAAEARSRADWLYGINLTRAWTLTGRQAGHDGVLSVGRVQTPVLGLVARRDREIAAFEPRPFHVLWADFRVAAGSVRGWWQPGEHHPLDDQGRLLERAPAEALLAKLPGTQGRLDSLERQDKRQAAPLPYSLSALQVDAARRHRLSAKQVLDTCQALYERHQLITYPRSDCRYLPEAHWAEAKRVLSGACRSDDTLREWLAGADFGRRSKAFNDKQVGAHHALAPTGKPADPSRLSSAEANVFRLIARNVLAQFYPALETREIKATFSVLGERFRAQGREIRVAGWKPLFTTRDEAPPLPPLTEGEPATVDAAGIDDKQTRPPEPFTDASLIKAMMHIARYVDDPAVKRTLRDTDGLGTEATRAGIIETLLTRGYLVRQGGALRVTRTGQALIAALPEAATRPERTALWEQRLRAIAEGSDQPAPFLDALVGDVRQLLTAADAQRMRQALGSAEGFASAAPKRRQATATRHSKADSGQSTAKRRATRKSGARSKRRTPEQS, encoded by the coding sequence ATGCGCCTGATCATTGCCGAGAAACCCAGTCTGGCCCGCGCCATCGCCGATGCCCTGCCCGGCAGCTTGCAGCGCATGGAAGGCGCGCTGCGCGTCGGCGACGACGTCGTCAGCTGGTGTTTCGGCCACCTGCTCGAACAGGCCGCCCCCGACGCCTACGACGCACGCTTCAAGCAGTGGCGGCTCGATCACTTGCCGATCGTCCCCGAGCAATGGCGCCTGACGCCGCGGCCCAAGGCGCGCGGCCAGCTCAAGGTGCTGCGCGGCCTGTTCAAGCAGGCCAGCGAGATCATCCATGCCGGCGACCCCGACCGCGAGGGGCAGTTGCTGGTCCAGGAGGTGATCGAGCATCTCGGCTGGCGCGGCCGCGTGCAGCGCCTGCTGATCAGCGATCTCAACCGCCCGGCGGTACAGCGCGCGCTGGCCGGTCTCGAGGACAACCAGGCCTATCAGGCGCTTTTCCGCGCCGCCGAAGCGCGCTCGCGCGCCGACTGGCTGTACGGCATCAATCTGACCCGCGCCTGGACGCTGACCGGGCGTCAGGCCGGCCATGACGGCGTACTCTCGGTGGGTCGGGTGCAGACCCCGGTGCTCGGCCTGGTGGCGCGCCGCGATCGTGAGATCGCCGCCTTCGAGCCGCGCCCCTTCCATGTGCTGTGGGCGGACTTCCGGGTCGCCGCGGGCAGCGTGCGCGGCTGGTGGCAGCCCGGCGAGCATCATCCGCTCGACGACCAGGGGCGGCTGCTCGAGCGAGCGCCGGCCGAGGCGCTGCTGGCGAAATTGCCGGGGACGCAGGGTCGCCTCGACAGCCTGGAACGCCAGGACAAGCGCCAGGCGGCCCCGCTGCCCTACTCGCTATCGGCGCTGCAGGTCGACGCCGCCCGCCGCCATCGGCTATCCGCCAAGCAGGTGCTGGATACCTGCCAGGCGCTCTACGAGCGCCACCAGTTGATCACCTATCCGCGCTCCGACTGTCGGTACCTGCCCGAGGCACACTGGGCCGAGGCCAAACGGGTTCTGAGCGGCGCCTGCCGCAGCGACGACACGCTGCGCGAGTGGCTGGCCGGCGCCGACTTCGGCCGCCGCTCCAAGGCCTTCAACGACAAGCAGGTCGGCGCTCACCACGCACTGGCGCCTACCGGCAAGCCGGCCGATCCAAGCCGATTGTCGAGTGCCGAGGCGAACGTCTTCCGCTTGATCGCCCGCAACGTGCTGGCCCAGTTCTATCCAGCGCTCGAGACCCGCGAGATCAAGGCGACGTTCAGCGTGCTCGGAGAGCGCTTTCGCGCCCAGGGCCGCGAGATCCGCGTAGCCGGCTGGAAGCCGCTGTTCACCACCCGTGACGAGGCGCCGCCGCTGCCGCCGCTGACCGAGGGCGAGCCGGCCACGGTCGACGCTGCGGGCATCGACGACAAGCAGACCCGCCCGCCCGAACCGTTCACCGACGCCAGCCTGATCAAGGCGATGATGCACATCGCCCGCTACGTCGACGATCCGGCGGTCAAGCGCACCCTGCGCGACACCGACGGGCTGGGTACCGAGGCGACCCGCGCCGGAATCATCGAGACGCTGCTGACCCGCGGCTATCTGGTGCGCCAGGGCGGCGCACTGCGCGTCACCCGCACCGGCCAGGCATTGATCGCCGCGCTGCCCGAGGCCGCCACGCGCCCCGAGCGTACCGCGCTGTGGGAGCAGCGGCTGCGGGCGATCGCCGAGGGCAGCGATCAGCCCGCGCCGTTTCTCGACGCGCTGGTCGGCGACGTGCGTCAGTTGCTGACCGCCGCCGACGCCCAGCGCATGCGTCAGGCACTGGGCAGCGCCGAGGGCTTCGCCAGCGCCGCGCCGAAGCGTCGCCAAGCCACCGCCACCCGGCACTCCAAAGCGGATAGCGGCCAGTCAACCGCCAAGCGCCGTGCCACGCGCAAGTCGGGCGCCCGCAGCAAGCGGCGCACGCCGGAGCAGTCATGA
- a CDS encoding SEC-C domain-containing protein, with protein MLAMWVEQLLGYAGGALAAIRDHEHYPSLMVWARQEGVKYVGDDLGMAQSLAPELWNQTPLERQNFACEPLARPGANEPCWCDSGRKTKECCGAVTLPGAIPSYLMWMLSLRDWKGETLKAALDSGRAPAQALLEAGLIAAEGGQRGRAQQVLEALFDAADWDQLPEQTEPAFELLIDIYQERGFHRKKTALLDEILKRGPLFLRGVALERLCLMHLDSDDLASAREAFVSAQQTLPDSPTLAYIEAMLLLHEGHPDEARERARFWFRRLARQGDLDPDQLQFLAELADNPGATLAEQMLNSEEGLAEPLTNLQALLEALPTAPLLHFEINADGNLAYHSAAREDTLHAAWQAEFKVQIDEDAALGFTDEPWPHAGDWLGALCSHPEWLDSPRVVQMLSMALASRFGSLPWMAESFFAPLAARFERWLDQLEAVGGRFAWDDADNAVLLRTGLALVVGMERGARQRSRHLAERLLVLDDHDSLGLRELVLDQLLREGRDEEAVRLSDQSPAEGESPLLGVLMGRVLALYRLERFDEARDSLSAVQDTNSHVIALMCAERPRPVSLAVEIPEPGTRAEAWQYRALMRDQWLATRGALNWLDEQRRCVTGSRSR; from the coding sequence ATGCTGGCGATGTGGGTGGAACAGCTGCTGGGATATGCCGGGGGCGCGCTGGCTGCCATCCGTGATCATGAGCATTACCCGTCGCTGATGGTCTGGGCGCGCCAGGAGGGCGTGAAGTATGTGGGCGACGACTTGGGGATGGCCCAGTCGCTGGCCCCCGAGCTATGGAACCAGACTCCGCTGGAACGTCAGAATTTCGCCTGCGAGCCGCTGGCACGGCCGGGCGCCAATGAGCCCTGCTGGTGCGATTCGGGGCGCAAGACCAAGGAGTGCTGTGGTGCGGTAACGCTGCCCGGGGCCATCCCTTCGTACCTGATGTGGATGCTCTCGCTGCGCGATTGGAAGGGCGAAACGCTCAAGGCGGCGCTCGACAGCGGCCGGGCACCGGCCCAGGCACTGCTCGAGGCCGGCCTGATCGCCGCCGAGGGCGGCCAGCGCGGGCGTGCCCAGCAGGTACTCGAGGCGCTGTTCGACGCGGCCGACTGGGATCAACTGCCGGAGCAGACCGAGCCGGCCTTCGAGTTGCTCATCGATATCTATCAGGAGCGCGGTTTCCATCGCAAGAAGACCGCGTTGCTCGACGAGATTCTCAAGCGCGGCCCGCTGTTCCTGCGCGGCGTGGCGCTGGAGCGGCTGTGTCTGATGCATCTCGACAGCGACGACCTGGCCAGCGCTCGCGAGGCCTTCGTGAGTGCCCAGCAGACGCTGCCCGACTCGCCGACCCTGGCCTACATCGAGGCCATGCTGTTGCTTCACGAGGGGCATCCTGATGAGGCGCGCGAGCGGGCGCGGTTCTGGTTCCGCCGGCTGGCGCGCCAGGGCGATCTGGACCCCGATCAGTTGCAATTTCTCGCCGAGCTGGCCGACAACCCCGGCGCCACCCTGGCCGAGCAGATGCTCAATTCCGAGGAGGGGCTGGCCGAACCGCTGACCAACCTGCAGGCATTGCTCGAGGCATTGCCCACCGCGCCGCTGCTGCACTTCGAGATCAACGCCGACGGCAACCTGGCGTATCACTCGGCGGCTCGCGAAGACACCCTGCATGCCGCCTGGCAGGCCGAGTTCAAGGTGCAGATCGACGAGGACGCGGCGCTGGGCTTTACCGACGAACCGTGGCCGCACGCCGGCGACTGGCTCGGTGCGCTGTGTTCCCACCCTGAATGGCTGGATTCGCCGCGGGTGGTGCAGATGCTGAGCATGGCATTGGCCAGCCGCTTCGGCAGCTTGCCATGGATGGCCGAAAGCTTCTTCGCGCCGCTGGCGGCGCGTTTCGAACGCTGGCTCGATCAGCTCGAGGCGGTGGGTGGACGCTTCGCCTGGGACGATGCCGACAATGCCGTGCTGCTGCGCACCGGACTGGCGCTGGTGGTGGGCATGGAGCGCGGCGCTCGCCAGCGCTCGCGTCATCTCGCCGAGCGGTTGCTGGTGCTCGACGATCACGACAGCCTGGGCCTGCGTGAACTGGTACTCGATCAATTGCTGCGCGAAGGGCGTGACGAGGAAGCGGTGAGGCTCAGCGATCAGTCGCCGGCCGAGGGAGAATCGCCGCTGCTTGGCGTGTTGATGGGGCGCGTACTGGCGCTGTATCGCCTCGAGCGTTTCGACGAGGCCCGCGATTCGCTGAGCGCCGTGCAGGATACCAACAGCCACGTCATCGCCCTGATGTGCGCCGAAAGACCCAGGCCGGTGTCGCTGGCCGTCGAGATACCCGAGCCCGGCACCCGCGCGGAGGCGTGGCAGTATCGAGCGCTGATGCGCGATCAGTGGCTGGCCACCCGCGGTGCGCTCAATTGGCTGGACGAGCAACGCCGCTGTGTCACGGGCTCCCGCTCGCGCTGA
- a CDS encoding ketopantoate reductase family protein, translating into MKTVAASGPWLILGAGSLGRLLACRLANHVELALLARQASRAPLLLTDPAGAQSAHSIARLRLDQAPSTPAMLHITTKSHAVEPALRELAPHIAPATPLVLWQNGFQIQQPLTRRWPGPVLCATTSEGAYADGRDGVVHAGHGHTFIGHLDGEHPGLAAQIAGVLARAGLASAACDDIHRRLWHKLAVNAAINPLVARHRIANGRLREPAFRPRVEAVIAEVARIMDAERIAPPESGWTTMVWRVIESTAGNRASMLQDVLAGRPTEREAILAPLLDAATRHRLDVPALTDLYRHTPE; encoded by the coding sequence ATGAAAACAGTCGCTGCCAGCGGCCCCTGGCTGATCCTCGGCGCCGGCTCGCTGGGCCGACTGCTGGCCTGTCGGCTGGCGAATCACGTCGAACTGGCACTGCTCGCTCGCCAGGCAAGCCGGGCGCCATTGTTGCTGACCGATCCCGCGGGCGCGCAGAGCGCTCATTCCATCGCCCGGCTGCGCCTCGATCAGGCACCGTCGACGCCGGCGATGCTGCACATCACCACCAAGAGCCATGCCGTCGAGCCGGCGCTGCGCGAACTGGCGCCGCACATCGCCCCCGCCACCCCGCTGGTACTGTGGCAGAACGGGTTTCAGATTCAGCAGCCGCTAACCCGGCGCTGGCCGGGGCCGGTGCTTTGCGCCACCACCAGCGAGGGCGCGTATGCCGACGGCAGGGATGGCGTGGTCCACGCCGGACACGGCCATACCTTTATCGGCCATCTCGATGGCGAACATCCCGGCCTGGCGGCGCAGATCGCCGGCGTGCTCGCTAGAGCCGGGCTGGCCAGCGCAGCGTGCGACGACATTCACCGCCGGCTGTGGCACAAGCTCGCCGTCAACGCCGCGATCAATCCGCTGGTGGCGCGCCATCGAATCGCCAACGGGCGCCTGCGCGAACCGGCCTTTCGGCCCCGGGTCGAAGCGGTGATTGCCGAGGTGGCGAGGATCATGGACGCGGAAAGAATCGCCCCACCCGAGTCGGGCTGGACGACGATGGTCTGGCGGGTGATCGAGTCGACCGCCGGCAACCGCGCCTCGATGCTGCAGGACGTACTCGCCGGGCGGCCCACCGAGCGCGAGGCGATCCTCGCGCCGTTGCTGGATGCCGCGACACGTCACCGGCTCGACGTGCCGGCACTCACGGATCTCTATCGCCATACGCCGGAGTAA
- a CDS encoding AmpG family muropeptide MFS transporter codes for MPRTTQRRSWRDALTVYRQPPVVAMLFLGFSAGLPFLLVFSTLTAWLRDVEVEVAAIGFFSWIGMLYSIKLFWAPVVDRLPLPLMTRWLGQRRGWMLLAQAVIATGLVGLASVDPRNSLTVVALLALLVAFGSATQDIVIDAFRIESASETVQAAMASTYIIGYRGGLLAAGAGALYIADMASWHAAYLSMAALVGVGMLTVLLRPEPPRTALAVQLVHEPRVRAFLRRAEHRPRWQRRLGAWLIGAIVCPFTDFFSRYGRQALWLLLLVGIYRISDLSMAAMANPLYIDLGFSLSQIANVTKVFGIAMSIAGGVLGGVLVVRYGVATMLVIGAALAAATNLLFVALALSGAQLPMLVVTIIGDNLANGLASTVFIAFLSSLTSRAYTATQYALFSSLMTLPGKFIGGFSGVIVADQGYSVFFLWAALLGLPAIWLAWRLGRQPGALDSGRMSQPTAD; via the coding sequence ATGCCCCGTACCACCCAACGCCGCAGCTGGCGCGACGCGCTGACCGTCTATCGCCAGCCCCCGGTCGTCGCCATGCTGTTTCTGGGCTTTTCCGCCGGCCTGCCGTTCCTGCTGGTGTTCTCGACGCTGACCGCCTGGCTGCGCGATGTCGAGGTGGAGGTCGCGGCGATCGGCTTCTTCTCGTGGATCGGCATGCTCTATTCGATCAAGCTGTTCTGGGCGCCGGTGGTCGATCGTCTGCCGCTGCCGCTGATGACGCGCTGGCTGGGCCAGCGGCGCGGCTGGATGCTGCTCGCTCAGGCGGTCATCGCTACCGGTCTGGTGGGACTGGCCAGCGTCGATCCGCGCAACAGCCTGACGGTCGTCGCCCTGCTTGCCCTGCTGGTCGCCTTCGGCTCGGCCACCCAGGACATCGTGATCGATGCCTTTCGCATCGAATCGGCCAGCGAGACGGTCCAGGCGGCGATGGCCTCGACCTACATCATCGGCTATCGCGGCGGGCTGCTCGCCGCCGGCGCCGGCGCGCTGTACATCGCCGACATGGCGTCCTGGCATGCCGCCTATCTAAGCATGGCCGCGCTGGTCGGCGTCGGCATGCTGACCGTACTGCTGCGCCCCGAGCCACCGCGCACCGCGCTTGCCGTGCAGCTCGTTCACGAGCCGCGCGTGCGGGCCTTCCTGCGCAGGGCCGAGCATCGACCGCGCTGGCAGCGTCGCCTCGGCGCCTGGCTGATCGGCGCCATCGTCTGCCCGTTCACCGACTTCTTCAGCCGCTACGGCCGTCAGGCACTGTGGTTGCTGCTGCTGGTGGGGATCTACCGAATCAGCGACCTGTCGATGGCGGCGATGGCCAATCCGCTGTACATCGATCTGGGGTTTTCGCTGTCGCAGATCGCCAATGTCACCAAGGTCTTCGGCATCGCCATGAGCATCGCCGGCGGCGTGCTCGGCGGGGTGCTGGTGGTGCGCTACGGCGTCGCCACCATGCTGGTGATCGGCGCGGCGCTCGCCGCGGCGACCAATCTGCTGTTCGTCGCCCTGGCGCTGTCCGGCGCTCAACTGCCCATGCTGGTGGTGACGATCATCGGCGACAATCTGGCCAACGGCCTGGCCAGCACGGTGTTCATCGCCTTCCTGTCGAGCCTGACGTCACGGGCCTACACGGCGACGCAATATGCGCTGTTCTCGTCGTTGATGACCTTGCCGGGCAAGTTCATCGGCGGCTTCTCGGGGGTGATCGTCGCCGACCAGGGGTACAGCGTCTTCTTCCTGTGGGCAGCCTTGCTCGGCCTGCCGGCGATCTGGCTGGCCTGGCGGCTCGGCCGCCAGCCCGGCGCGCTCGACAGCGGCCGAATGTCTCAGCCGACGGCCGACTGA